The following nucleotide sequence is from Solanum dulcamara chromosome 7, daSolDulc1.2, whole genome shotgun sequence.
AGAAATAACAATTGAGAGACGTACGCTACAgaacaaagagaaaaaacaaTCGGTTGGTCCACTTCCTAAAGCATAAACAAGAAAAGCTTCATTGTCCCAACCTACTTTTTTTCTGCTCCATCCCATACTGTGCACACAGAAACTGAGAGAATCTCAAGTAATGCAGCAAAAATTGGGCGGCGCTTGAACAGGTGCCGCAcactttcttaattttttttttgatttcttgatgAAATTGGGACGACCCCTTTTATTGTTAATATGATTTGTGTTTTCAGATTTGAGTATTTCCAGTTTTAATGTACATTTGTAATCTTTAATTGTTGGGTGAGGAGTAAATGCAAATTGCAATATCTCTCGGAATAGTGTCTTATTTATTGGGTTTTTGTGTAGTTGTTCTGATTATACACAATGTTTTCTTTGGTTTTGACTTACTGGGTGTTGGGTAAAAGGTGTTTTTTGATTACGTTGGATTCAAAGTGAAGTCTTTGACAGATACGTTGTATCTTGAAATTCAAGTGTTTCTTGGCTTAATTTTGATAATCTTGGattcatattaaatttttttggcAATACTTATTTTCTTGTATTGTTGAACTTTGTTTTATCTTATAATCTGCAATTAACTAGTCAGGAGTGTGGATAGAGAGAAGTGTTCCCTTCCCTTTTTGGCGTTATTACAATTTTTCTTGGGTAGAGTGGGTAATGTATAGAATTTACCAACATTTGATTGCTCATACTTCCACTGACCAAAAGAAATTTGATGTCAAAACGGACTTAGTGATCAATTTTTGGAAGATATACATATATGTTTTATTAAACTTATATTCACACATGATTAGTCCTGTGATAGTTACTGCAAAATCAGCTTTATGAGGTTGATTGATTGGTTGGTGAACATGCCTGGCTTGACCAAGCTAGAAACGTATACTGGTGCAATCACACAATAATGAGTCAGGCGAGCTTGGCAGAAGAGCTTTGGTGCATACAATAGTCTAGTTTTGCACTATTTAATCTCAATATCATCCTTTGCTCCTTTATTGATATCAGCTGATCCTCCTCCTACTTCGTCACTTGCAAACATCAGCACATTCTTTTGTTGACCATTTTAGTAGATGTTACCTCTCTTCATCGAGGTTGAACCTAGATAAGGCTTTGGTGATCTTTCAACCTACTAGTGTTGTATAAGATTGTACCAGTCTCATCAAACTTTTTCCATGGTTTATGTAAACTACAACCTGTTGGGAGTGTGTTTGTGTACAAGCACCCTGTGTGTTGGTGTGTAACTGTGTCTGTTTTAACCTATAAGTTTCGCATCTTTCATGTTTAATTTATTGTTGACGAAAAATGTAATAAAAGTTAGTTGTTAAAAGAATAGATTTGGCCTATAGATTTCATGGGTGGCAAGAGTTCAAAGAGGTCAACAACTGGTCGATATGCATCATATGGCTCCAGTTCAAATTCAGGTTATCCAGGCTATGCACAATCACCGTATACTCAACCATCCTACAATTATCCACCACCACCTTCTTATCAAACATATGGTGGTCCACCTCCTGAATCAAGGAAAAGGCTTGAAAGGAAATTTTCAAAGATAGATGATGACTTCAACAGCTTAGAACAGGTAAAGTGAAACACTTCCAATCTATGAGTGGGTAAAAGGATAAAACTTCAGCAAGTTTATGGTACTGGGGAATATGACTATAACCTCTTCAATCTGTTTTGTTTGTTAAAAATTGTCCTTCATGATTTTGGTGATGCTGAAAGCAAGCATTTCTTCTTCATGTTATCAACATATTCATGTATATTTTACTTCCACTTGCCACATTAAATTCTGTTGAACCTGCTTTGTAAGATTAGAATGTGCATTCTTAAAGTTAAGTCAACACAATATTTTGGTTGTACAACATCTTTCCAGATTTTTTCTTGAAAGATGAATAGTCATTCCCTCACAAATTCTGAGAATTCAAATATGTTTTGCATCTTGTTTGCCCACTCTTCATTCAGGGTTTAGGTTTTAAGGAATGTCAGATTTGACTCATTGAGTCTAGTGATTTTCTATGTCAATATGTTCATTCCTCGTGGTTATTGCCAAAAGTGTCTTAAGGCTTCATTTGTTTTTCACTAAGATTAAGACGTCTGAGTTTGAACGCACATATGAATATGAATGATTAAGTCGTTGTTTCTAGATTTGAACACTGAATGATTATGACTGtgtataatttatttgtttttgcaagaataataaatatacaattcaaataaaaaagtacttaaatattatattttaaaaaataaaaataaaattattatttaataaaaaaattaaacattaGCACGTAACGATTGATAGTAGTGGTTGACAACGGTGGTGGTTGATGGTTGTGATGGTAGAGGTGGTTGGTGGTGGTGTCTGGCAACGAAAGTggtagtgactttgttcaaaatCTCAATGATTTTGACCTATTTAGATCAATAAGTGCTTAACTCTTAATGTAAACAAATGCACTTAATGACCTAAGATTTGAAGTTCTTAACCATCTAGTTTCAGACCTCCATGCAAACAAATGAGGACTAAATGTACCCCTGGATCCTACTTTTCTATCTTTGGTGAAGCAACTGGTTCTGACtaattttgggcatatatttatttaattttgcaCCTAAAGTTATCTTTTTGAGCATGCCAATTGTCTGTTGTAAACTATAAGCTGCTGGTAAAGCACCAAATTTTCCGAGAGGGTTGGTGAAGAGCTTGTCAATCCAACATGTGATGTGGAGCCACATTTAAGTTTATTTGCAAGTAAATGTGAAATTACTCCTTCAAGGCTAGGCGTCTCGTGTCTATTTAGTTGGTACAATCTGTCCCCCGTAAATTCCCCCGAATTTTTTTTGGAAGCTCCCTGATCTTAGCATAGATTGTCATGTATTGGAGCTAACATACTCTATTTTGTTCTTATTACCCTTTGTACTCATTGCATCTGCTTTTgtcaaaagaaaaaagggaaactAACTTTGTCACTAAACCTGAGAAGTACCACTATGCTTTTGAACCAAATCTTTTAGTCATGCCATATTGAATGCTGGAGTTAGGAAGtgtgaattaatttttttgaaaaaatctctTTACCAGAGTCTTTTAGatagctttttttttttggttaataaTGTAACTTTCTTTTCTAGGTCACTGATGCCCTTGCACGTGCTGGTTTAGAGTCATCTAACTTAATTGTTGGCATTGATTTTACCAAGAGCAATGAGTGGACTGGTAATACCTAAATTTGTTGTAGAATACCTATATTTTGATTTACAACACACTGTCCATCTAATCCGCTCTTGAACTAGGTGCAAGGTCATTCCACCGGAAAAGTTTGCATCACATTGGGGATGGGCAAAATCCATATGAACAAGCAATATCGATCATTGGAAGAACACTATCCAAATTTGATGAGGACAACCTAATTCCTTGTTACGGATTTGGAGACGGTATTTCTCTTTACACTTAATTTCTAAGTGGATTTGTTTTAATCACAGATGTcttatttgattgtgtatttgcAGCCTCAACACATGATCAAGAAGTCTTCAGCTTCTATCCCGATGAAAAATTCTGTAATGGATTTGAGGAAGTACTGGGTAGATATAGAGAATTAGTTCCCCAATTACGGCTTGCAGGTCCAACTTGAGTCATCTCTCTCATATTTGCCTATTTCTGATGGTCTGCAGTGGGCATAGTTCTGCATTTCTTTTTCTGTTTCACGACACTTTTATCTCTACAGGACCAACATCATTTGCTCCTGTTATTGAAATGGCAATCACTATTGTTGAGCAGAGTGGTGGTCAGTACCATGTTTTATTGATAATAGCAGATGGACAGGTAGATATGTTGTTGCTATAACAACAATAGTGAATATTCTATTTTGTCACCGGATGCATTCTATGTTCTTTTTTAGATAATTCCTAGTGCTTAGATACTCATTATCTAAAACGAGAGACTATTACAGGTTACTAGAAGTGTAGATACTGCAAATGGGCAATTAAGCCCTCAAGAGAAGAGAACAGTTGAAGCAATTGTTAAAGCTAGGTAACTTTTTTGCtgtagaaaaaaataatctttgatGATGTTATTTCCAAATAATTCTTGAAATCTCCTGATCTTTGTTTGCAGTCAATACCCCTTGTCAATTGTTTTAGTTGGGGTTGGAGATGGGCCATGGGACATGATGAGGGAATTTGATGACAACATCCCTGCTCGAGCCTTTGACAATTTCCAGGCAAGTAACTACTGCTGTTTCTTTTCCTGTTCTTGATGGTATTGGTTTGTTATC
It contains:
- the LOC129894434 gene encoding E3 ubiquitin-protein ligase RGLG2-like, which gives rise to MGGKSSKRSTTGRYASYGSSSNSGYPGYAQSPYTQPSYNYPPPPSYQTYGGPPPESRKRLERKFSKIDDDFNSLEQVTDALARAGLESSNLIVGIDFTKSNEWTGARSFHRKSLHHIGDGQNPYEQAISIIGRTLSKFDEDNLIPCYGFGDASTHDQEVFSFYPDEKFCNGFEEVLGRYRELVPQLRLAGPTSFAPVIEMAITIVEQSGGQYHVLLIIADGQVTRSVDTANGQLSPQEKRTVEAIVKASQYPLSIVLVGVGDGPWDMMREFDDNIPARAFDNFQFVNFTDIMSKNMDLSRKEAEFALSALMEIPSQYKATLELNILGARRGNEIDRIPLHPPRYGTASFGTSKPSQNSSYYPSASSSSGHNSTVGSGHNPAVGSSHPASSADNHLCPICITNPKDMAFGCGHQTCCECGQDLLLCPICRDSIQTRIRLY